The Bacteroides sp. genome has a window encoding:
- a CDS encoding tetratricopeptide repeat protein produces MLATVSFFAAAQGIAELDTWRKQIYEAYVLNNMPQWARTVRLMETAYARQPSGDLLYELTLAQYGLIGYYLGEKENGKAEVLLDKAEKNSEALSKIPGYRAEAYAFESAFIGFRIGLRPIRAVTQGPRSMRAADNAIETDDRYARAWVEKGNISFFAPAPFGSKTDAISHYEKAIQLMEANMHPAHRWLYLSTLVSLAGAYEKTGDLPHAIRTLEKALRFEPRFKWVKDEMLPKYKALQAAG; encoded by the coding sequence ATGCTGGCAACGGTTTCCTTTTTTGCTGCGGCGCAGGGAATCGCGGAGCTGGATACCTGGCGCAAGCAGATCTACGAAGCCTATGTGCTGAACAATATGCCGCAATGGGCACGGACGGTCCGGTTGATGGAAACGGCCTATGCCCGTCAGCCTTCCGGCGACCTGCTTTACGAGCTGACGCTGGCCCAGTATGGCCTGATTGGCTATTACCTGGGCGAAAAGGAAAACGGCAAGGCAGAGGTCCTGCTCGACAAGGCCGAGAAGAATAGTGAGGCCCTTTCGAAGATTCCAGGCTACCGGGCCGAGGCCTATGCTTTTGAATCGGCCTTCATAGGGTTCAGGATAGGCTTACGTCCCATTCGTGCCGTAACCCAGGGTCCGCGCAGCATGCGCGCCGCCGACAATGCCATAGAAACTGACGACCGCTATGCCCGCGCCTGGGTCGAAAAAGGCAACATCAGCTTTTTTGCCCCTGCCCCCTTCGGCTCGAAAACCGATGCCATCAGCCATTACGAAAAAGCAATCCAGCTGATGGAAGCCAACATGCACCCCGCCCACCGCTGGCTTTACCTCAGCACCCTGGTGTCGCTGGCCGGCGCTTACGAAAAGACGGGTGACCTGCCCCACGCCATCCGCACCCTCGAGAAAGCCCTGCGCTTCGAGCCCCGCTTCAAATGGGTAAAAGACGAAATGCTCCCAAAATACAAGGCCCTGCAAGCCGCGGGATAA